The Bacteroidales bacterium nucleotide sequence CATAATCTGACGGATCAGATAATCATGATTGGCAATATAATGCAGGTCTTCATAGCTGAGATTCTTGAGCAAGCGTACCTGAGCCAGCACAAAGATTTGCCACAAAGCCAGACCAGGACGACCGGTTTGCTTCTTGCCTGCCATTACCCTGGCCTCCAGGATCTCAAACACCCGTTCATTCCATTTTGGGGTGATGAAGATCTCTTTCAATGCGGAACACAATGCTGGATAGGCCCCACTTCTTTGCTGAGTGGTGATCTTCGTTTCACCAATGGGGATGGTGCCAAGTTCCATATACTGTTCGAATCTCTTTCTCATAATTGAACCTTGTTTGATGTGATGGCCGGAATATCCGAATCTCCTTTGCTTAACACCCTGAATATCTGTATATTCGGTGAATTATACAAGTGAAAAACACACTATATTCAAACAAGTTTTCAACATTAATTCATTGTGTGACAATTAATTGCAGGTTTTCTTACAGACACTAAATAACTTATCCGATGGAAGCTGTTCCGTTGTTTTTGTCATGCCTCAGCATTGTGGGAGCCTCTGTACTGTTTGTTATAAGCACAGCCATCCTGCTGTGTCAGGATAGTTTCCTGATTATTTCCCTGAGCTTATCCATTTTATCTTCCCCGTCCCTGGTCAGTTTGAGCTGGGCCCTGGTCCTGACCAGGTTGTGTTCCGGGTGTCTGACTTTGTAATAGCTGTCTCCATCGAGGTAATCGATCAGGAAGCGGACCGCCTGCATATAGGGAAAGAGCAGTCCGGCATAGAGCAGGGCGTCTTTCTCAGTCTCCAGCAGGATTTCCCGGGTCGAATCCAGGAAGCCTGAAGCAAATGCCTCAAAGAGATCCAGGTCCATGGTCACCCTGTCCAGGTTTTCATCATCTTCCTCTCCCGTATTGGTCAGGGTACGGATCCCGTCTCCGAAGTCGGAAGTCACGTAACCCGGTTGAATGGTGTCCAGGTCGATGACGCAGAGTCCTTTCCGTTCCTCGTCGAAGAGGACATTACTGATCTTGGTATCATTGTGCGTAACCCGGAGAGGGATGGCTCCTTTCTTCCCGAGTTCATGAATGGTCAGCATCATTTTTGCACGCGATTCCACATAAGCAATCTCTTCGGTCACCACCTTCAGTCGTCCGGCAGCATCCCTGCGGATACTCTCTTTCAGCTGGGTGAGCCTCCACTTCATGTTATGGAAATCGGGGATTACGGTTCCCACCTTTTCAGCCGGGAGATCGTTCAGCATGCTTGTGAATGCGCCAAAGGTATGTGCCCCCTGGTAGGCAATATCCGGATCGGTGGTGCTGTCAAAAACCAGGTGATTATCGATAAAACGGAGCACCCTCCAGAAATTTCCTTCCGGGTCCTTAAAAAAGGAACGGCCATCGGTGGTGGGTACGATAGTCAGGGAGCGCCTCTCCACCTCATCCGGGAAGTCTTTCCGGATCCTGGCCGCTACGTGATCCGTTACCAGCACCATGTTTTGCATCAGTAGCGGCACATCTTTGAATACCTGGTGATTGACTCTCTGAAGGAGATAATCCGGCGCAGCATCCACCCTGTTCACCAGCCGGTAAGTGTCATTGATATGTCCGCCCCCATGTGCCTGGACTTTAGCTATGCTTCCCTCCGTGGCAAACCGGGCAGCAATTGTTTCAACTATCATTTTTTAGTCCATCTGTGAGATGCAAAGGGCTGCTGCACCGTAGAGTCCTGCATTATCGAGCTGGGCTTTAACCAGATCTACCTTGCTGCTGATCATCGGTACCAGGAATTTGTCCACTTCCTCACGCAGGGGTTTTTCCAGCAGGTCCCAGGAATTAGCCACGGAACCTCCAATCACGAATGCTTCGGGAGCCAGGACATACATCACAATACGAAGGAGCTCTCCGATGTTATGTGCCAGTTCGTCAAACACGGCCCGGGAATCCCGGTCGCCCGCCCTGGCTTTATTGTATAGCTCAATTCCGGTGGTTTTATACTTGTTTTTAAACAGAGCGGCGCTGCAAATATCCTCCGAGATCCCTCCGTGGAAGGGAACACAACCCAGTTCGCCGGCCCCGCCCATCAGACCGGTATGGATCTTCCGGTTGAGAATGATGCCTCCTCCCAGTCCGGTTCCCAGGGTAACCCCCACCAGGTTGTTGTATTTCTTTCCGGCACCGTAATAGGTTTCCCCCAGGGCAAAGCAATTGGCATCATTGTTCTGGAAAGCGGGAAGATTGAATCTTTCCTCCACCCTGGGTTTTATGGCAAAACCGTTAAAGGAGGGGATGTTATTGATCTGAAGGATCTCACCGGTTTCCACATTCATAAATCCGGGCATTCCGATGCCGATTCCAATCACTTCATCGCTTATCACAGCCTCGATGGCCTTATAAAGTGAATCCATGATTTCCGGGGCAGGACGGTCCGCACCTGTAGTAACTTCCGTGCGTTCAAGCAATTCATTTTCCGAAAACCTGGCCGCTACGATAGAGGTGCCTCCAATATCTACTCCTATATATAACTTACTCATGATTTAGTCCTGATTTTATGTCCTGATATGGCAAAGTAGAGAATAAATATATAACAGGGTACCATCACCCAGTAAGCGGTCTGGTAGTCTCCCACAAGAACCTCCTCGGTAGTCTTAACCGCATCTACAATCAAACCGAAAATAAGCGGAACAACTGCACCGCCCACGATGGCAGTTACAAGCAGGGAGGCTCCGGCCTTGGTGAATTTTCCAAGATCCTTCATGGCAAGGGGCCAGATGGCTGGCCACATCAGTGAATTGGAAAAGCTGGCAAGCAGCAAGGCAAAAAAGGCGAATCGTGCTGGCATATATATAACTAATATAGAGGAAATTACGCCCAGTATAGCGAATGAGATCAGGGCTTTTTGCTGGGAGATGAACCTGGGGATGGCTATTACCCCGAAAATATAACCGGCGACCAGGCCCAGGGTCACAAATTTTGAATACCCTTCCAGGTTAGGAGCATCCCCAAAGGTTGCCCGGGCAAAATCGATGATGGAGGCCATGGGCAGGGTTTCGATTCCCACATATACAAAAAGGGCAAAGACACCCAGCACGAGGTGGGGGAATTGCAGAACACTTGTTTTTCCGGCCGCATAAGATGATTCAGCGGCTTCCTCATCATCTTCTCCCACGGCTTTCACTTCGGGAAGGGGGGCAAAGTAAACGAAGATGCCAAGGATAATCATGATCCCGGTGACAATATAGAAGGGCAGGATGATATCGTCCACATCCACTTTGGCCAGGTCGATAAACAAGCCCAGGAACAGGGGTGCCATCCACCAGGCCAGTTTGTTCATAATCCCCATCAGGCTCATGCGGACGGCAGCCGTGTCTTCAGGTCCCAGGATGGTGATATAGGGATTGACAGCACCCTGCAGCAGGGTGTTTCCTATACCTCCTACGAAAAGAGCAACCAGGAACAGCGGGAAGCTGACCGATTTGGAGGATGGGACAAACAGCCACATGCCGATCGCCATGATAAAGAAGGCGAACATCATGGCTCTCCGGTATCCGATCTTCTTAATTACCCATCCGGTTGGGCGGCCGAAGATCAGGAATGCAGAAAAAATGGCTGCTGTGACCAGGTACGATTGCCCGGTGGTCAGATCGAATGCCGATCGAAGCGCCGGGGTAAGGAATCCGCTGATTCCCACGCCAAAACCAATCATAAAAAATATGACGCCGACAATCATTAAGGGACCGACCGGGCCAACTTTAATTTTGCTCGAGTTGCTCATTTCAGGATATTTTAAAGTTTAGTTAGTCAAATGTGATCGCCGTAAAATTAATCTTTTCTTAATTATCTCAAATTTTTTAAACAGCTTATCGATTCTTGGAAAGCTAATAAGGGATAATTACATTTACCTTGTATTTTCTGACCTAAAATGATCATATGCATACGACACTTTTAATTCTGGCAGCAGGAATGGGCAGCCGTTACGGAGGGATGAAACAGGTGGACGCATTCGGACCAGGAGGTGAAACTATTACCGACTATTCCATTTATGATGCCCTTCATGGCGGATTTGAACATTTCGTTTTTGTGATCTCGCCAAAAATGGAGGAAGATTTTAAAACGAATTACCTCCGGAAATTTCCTGCTCATCTGAAAATTGATTATGTGATCCAGTCGCTGGATAATCTTCCCGGGGGATACAGATTGCCTGAAGGTCGCGAGAAACCCTGGGGTACCGCCCATGCTGTTCTGATGGCGAAAGATGTGATCAGGGAGCCTTTTGCAGTGGTCAACGCGGATGACTATTATGGCAGGAAATCCTACAAGATCATGAATCATTTTCTCAAGCAGACTTCCTTGGAGGCACCGGGCAATTATTGCATGGTTGGATTTGAACTTCAAAAGACAGTTTCAGAACACGGATCCGTAGCCCGGGGAGTTTGCCAGGTAAACGAAAAAGGATATTTGACCGCGCTGGTGGAACGAACCAAAATTTTCCTGAAAGATGGAGGGATCGTATTTGAAGAGGAGGATGGGACCCTGCACCAGCTCGATCCCATGGACACCGTATCCATGAACCTCTTTGGGTTTACACCCGATTTTTTTCCGCATATCGAAGAGCAGTTCAGGGGATTTCTGAATAAAAATGCCGATAATCCGAAGGCTGAACTTTATATTCCTTATGTGGTGGACCATCTGATTGCTGCCGGAAAGGCAAAGATGTCAGTGCTGCAAACCCCGGAATCCTGGTTCGGGGTGACCTACCAGGAGGACAAACCCACTGTACTGAAGGCGATCCGGGATCTGGTGGATGCCGGTGTGTATCCCGAATCTCTCTGGGGTTAAGGTTTTTTAATACTAACGGTTAGCCCGGCTATCCATCTAAACTTATATCCATGCAAAGACGCGATTTTATCAGGACGGGGGCTCTTGCGGGAGCCGCCGCTGCCCTGCCATTGTCCCTGTTCGGGAGGACCACCACTGAAAAGGCCCGCATCGGCTTTATCGGAACCGGATTGCGGGGCAGGAACCATCTGAATAACCTGCTGATGAGGGATGACGTGCTTATTCCTGCCATTTGCGATCTGGACCCGGATGCACTTGAAAAAGCTCAGGAACTCATTAAGAAGCAGGGTTTCCCCAGGGCGGAAACCTACAGCGGTGATCCTTTTGCCTACCAGGATTTGCTGCAGCGAAGCGATCTCGACGGGGTCATTATCTCCACTCCCTGGCTCTGGCATACCCGTATGTCGGTCGATGCCATGCGTGCCGGTAAATATGCGGGTGTCGAGGTCTCCGCTGCCAATACCCTGGAAGAGTGCTGGGACCTGGTGAATACCTACGAGCAGACCGGTGTACCGGTGATGATCCTTGAAAATGTTTGTTACCGCAGAGACGTGATGGCTGTTATGCAGATGGTTCGTGAAGGCCTTTTCGGAGAGTTGCTTCACGCCCGCTGCGGTTATCAGCACGATCTCAGGGGAGTCAAGTTTAACGATGGCCTCTCTGCCTACGGACCGGGAGTGGAGTTTGGAGAGAAAGGAATCTCCGAATCTGCCTGGCGCACCGTGCATTCCCTGTACCGGAATGGCGATGTTTATCCCACCCATGGAGTAGGGCCCATTGCAAATATGTTTAATATCAACCGCGGAAACAGGTTTGGGACGCTTACCTCCAGTGCCAGCAAAGCAGTGGGCCTGAACAGATATATTGTAAAGCATCCGAAGGGAGGGCCGCACCATCCCAATGCAAGCCTGAAATGGAAGCAGGGCGATGTGATCACCACCACCCTGGAGACCACCAACGGGGAGACCATAATCGTGACTCATGATTGTAATTCGCCACGACCCTATTCCCTTGGTTTCAGGGTGCAGGGTTCGGCCGGTCTGACCGAATTTGACTACCACACCAAACGGATTTATGTAGAAGATGTAAGTCCCGCTCACAGCTGGGAGGAAATGGATGCCTATCTGGAGAAATACGACCATCCGCTCTGGAAGAAACATGGAGCCTATGCCGAAGGAAGCGGACATGGCGGTATGGATTTTTTCGTGGACCATGCTTTCGTGGAGATCGTGAAAAGGAGGCTGGAGGCTCCCATGGATGCCTATGATGCAGCTGTCTGGAGTGCCATTACCCCTCTGTCGGAGCTTTCCATCGAAAACAACGGGGATCCCCAGGATTTCCCCGACTTCACCCGCGGCCGCTGGATGAACAGGAAGCCGGTCTTTGCGCTGGGAGACGATTTTTAGCAGGCATTCACGGGCTTACCGCGCTGAATACGCATGGCTGGTGGTCCACTCCTGTATTTGAGTCTTCTTAAGCGGGAAAAAATCTGTTCATACGAGAAAAAGCATAACTTTACCGGATCATTTTGCCATGAGGATCCTTACCCTGACATATCTGTTTGTGTTAGCTGTATCTGCACCTTCGAATCTTTTTGCGCAGGAGGAGCCGGTAGCAAGTAAAGGAGTCCTGGACCTGCGGGAATACGACTTCCATACTTCCGGAACAGTGGAGGTGAAGGGGGAATTTGAGTTCTACTGGAAGCAGATGATTAATCCTGCACTGGAAGGAGATTCCGGGGAAATGATTTATGCACGGGTACCCGGCTCGTGGACCAGTCTAAGAAAGGAACACCCGGAAGTAAGCCGCTTTGGATTTGCCACTTACAGATTGATCATTCTCTTACCGGAAAGAATGGATGAGCTGGCGTTAAGGATACAGGATGTATTATCAGCATCCGGGTATTTCTTAAATGGCAAGGCCATCGATTACCTGGGATTTCCCGGAGTGAACAAATACCAGACGGTCATCAGATACAGCCGTCCGATGATGATAGGGAATGTGAATGGCCAGGAGGTGGAGCTCTTGATCCGGGTTTCCAATTTCGACAACCGGCTCAGCGGCATTGTGGGAGGGGTGACTATCGGGAAGGTCGGCCAGATGCAGGAAGCCCGGCAAAAGGATCTTTTCAGAGGTCATTTCCTGATCGGGGCCTTTTTAATTATCGGAATCTATTTCCTGGGGCTCTACCTGATCAGAACGGAGCATTACCGGCTCTATTTTTCCATGCTGTGTTTTCTGATGGCCCTGAGGGTCGTGATGATCGTAGAGATCCCGGTGATCGAAACACTCAATCTGAACGGGCTTACGGCAGCGCGATTGGATTATCTCAATATTTACTTTTTTGCGCCCTTCTTTATCCTGATGATCCGGTCGATCTTTCCCATTGAGTTTCCACAGCTGATCTACAGGGTTTCCATGTGGGTATCCACGGTATTTGTTATTATCGTCGTGGTTTCGCCCATCAGTCTTTTTTCCTT carries:
- a CDS encoding ISNCY family transposase → MRKRFEQYMELGTIPIGETKITTQQRSGAYPALCSALKEIFITPKWNERVFEILEARVMAGKKQTGRPGLALWQIFVLAQVRLLKNLSYEDLHYIANHDYLIRQIMGIERGLGYERRELRYQNIVDNVSLLDDETVRELNQVIVEFGH
- a CDS encoding aminoglycoside phosphotransferase family protein, with amino-acid sequence MIVETIAARFATEGSIAKVQAHGGGHINDTYRLVNRVDAAPDYLLQRVNHQVFKDVPLLMQNMVLVTDHVAARIRKDFPDEVERRSLTIVPTTDGRSFFKDPEGNFWRVLRFIDNHLVFDSTTDPDIAYQGAHTFGAFTSMLNDLPAEKVGTVIPDFHNMKWRLTQLKESIRRDAAGRLKVVTEEIAYVESRAKMMLTIHELGKKGAIPLRVTHNDTKISNVLFDEERKGLCVIDLDTIQPGYVTSDFGDGIRTLTNTGEEDDENLDRVTMDLDLFEAFASGFLDSTREILLETEKDALLYAGLLFPYMQAVRFLIDYLDGDSYYKVRHPEHNLVRTRAQLKLTRDGEDKMDKLREIIRKLS
- a CDS encoding ROK family protein; the protein is MSKLYIGVDIGGTSIVAARFSENELLERTEVTTGADRPAPEIMDSLYKAIEAVISDEVIGIGIGMPGFMNVETGEILQINNIPSFNGFAIKPRVEERFNLPAFQNNDANCFALGETYYGAGKKYNNLVGVTLGTGLGGGIILNRKIHTGLMGGAGELGCVPFHGGISEDICSAALFKNKYKTTGIELYNKARAGDRDSRAVFDELAHNIGELLRIVMYVLAPEAFVIGGSVANSWDLLEKPLREEVDKFLVPMISSKVDLVKAQLDNAGLYGAAALCISQMD
- the gluP gene encoding glucose/galactose MFS transporter, coding for MSNSSKIKVGPVGPLMIVGVIFFMIGFGVGISGFLTPALRSAFDLTTGQSYLVTAAIFSAFLIFGRPTGWVIKKIGYRRAMMFAFFIMAIGMWLFVPSSKSVSFPLFLVALFVGGIGNTLLQGAVNPYITILGPEDTAAVRMSLMGIMNKLAWWMAPLFLGLFIDLAKVDVDDIILPFYIVTGIMIILGIFVYFAPLPEVKAVGEDDEEAAESSYAAGKTSVLQFPHLVLGVFALFVYVGIETLPMASIIDFARATFGDAPNLEGYSKFVTLGLVAGYIFGVIAIPRFISQQKALISFAILGVISSILVIYMPARFAFFALLLASFSNSLMWPAIWPLAMKDLGKFTKAGASLLVTAIVGGAVVPLIFGLIVDAVKTTEEVLVGDYQTAYWVMVPCYIFILYFAISGHKIRTKS
- a CDS encoding sugar phosphate nucleotidyltransferase, coding for MHTTLLILAAGMGSRYGGMKQVDAFGPGGETITDYSIYDALHGGFEHFVFVISPKMEEDFKTNYLRKFPAHLKIDYVIQSLDNLPGGYRLPEGREKPWGTAHAVLMAKDVIREPFAVVNADDYYGRKSYKIMNHFLKQTSLEAPGNYCMVGFELQKTVSEHGSVARGVCQVNEKGYLTALVERTKIFLKDGGIVFEEEDGTLHQLDPMDTVSMNLFGFTPDFFPHIEEQFRGFLNKNADNPKAELYIPYVVDHLIAAGKAKMSVLQTPESWFGVTYQEDKPTVLKAIRDLVDAGVYPESLWG
- a CDS encoding Gfo/Idh/MocA family oxidoreductase, with protein sequence MQRRDFIRTGALAGAAAALPLSLFGRTTTEKARIGFIGTGLRGRNHLNNLLMRDDVLIPAICDLDPDALEKAQELIKKQGFPRAETYSGDPFAYQDLLQRSDLDGVIISTPWLWHTRMSVDAMRAGKYAGVEVSAANTLEECWDLVNTYEQTGVPVMILENVCYRRDVMAVMQMVREGLFGELLHARCGYQHDLRGVKFNDGLSAYGPGVEFGEKGISESAWRTVHSLYRNGDVYPTHGVGPIANMFNINRGNRFGTLTSSASKAVGLNRYIVKHPKGGPHHPNASLKWKQGDVITTTLETTNGETIIVTHDCNSPRPYSLGFRVQGSAGLTEFDYHTKRIYVEDVSPAHSWEEMDAYLEKYDHPLWKKHGAYAEGSGHGGMDFFVDHAFVEIVKRRLEAPMDAYDAAVWSAITPLSELSIENNGDPQDFPDFTRGRWMNRKPVFALGDDF